A region from the Onthophagus taurus isolate NC chromosome 8, IU_Otau_3.0, whole genome shotgun sequence genome encodes:
- the LOC139431237 gene encoding uncharacterized protein, which produces MSEVRITLDRQIELYGLISRAMTNLKKLGDANVTIGRIKSRLNLLNSNWAKFQQIHETVTGNRDEFQDHVYFKDDIYAECEEQYVNIQGDMFDLIDKLSAPSDNLANNSLNNTTRAINSHSPKLPRIDLPKFSGDYLQWKHFHDLFDSMVKSNSELSLVEKLHYLKMSVTEEPAQLLKNIAICEDNFARAWDILIDRYENKGILIDSHLSVLLSTRSIKHESSSELKRLISEIKENLGALEALDCPTNQWDNILFFLIVRRLDPETLKDWENLLGVRNPQQRLKS; this is translated from the coding sequence ATGTCTGAAGTTAGAATTACTCTAGATCGACAGATCGAACTTTACGGTCTAATTTCGCGTGCAAtgacaaatttgaaaaaactagGCGATGCAAATGTGACGATCGGTCGAATAAAAAgtcgtttaaatttattaaattcaaattggGCTAAATTCCAGCAAATTCATGAAACTGTAACTGGTAATCGCGATGAATTTCAAGATCACGTTTATTTTAAAGACGATATATATGCTGAGTGCGAAGAACAATACGTAAATATTCAAGGAGACATGTTCGATCTTATAGATAAGTTATCCGCTCCCTCTGACAACTTAgcaaataattctttaaataatacaacACGTGCTATAAATTCTCATTCTCCTAAATTACCAAGAATAGATTTACCAAAATTCTCTGGAGACTATCTACAATGGAAACATTTTCATGACTTATTCGATTCTATGGTTAAATCTAATTCAGAACTCTCTTTGGTCgaaaaattacattatttaaaaatgagtgTAACGGAAGAACCCGCCcaacttttaaaaaacatcGCGATTTGTGAAGATAATTTTGCTCGAGCATGGGATATTCTTATAGATCGTTACGAAAATAAAGGAATTCTGATTGATTCTCATTTGTCAGTTCTTTTGTCGACTCGATCAATTAAACATGAATCGTCCAGCGAGCTTAAGCGTTTGATAAGTGAGATTAAAGAGAATCTTGGTGCACTTGAAGCATTAGATTGTCCTACAAATCAATGGGATAATATACTCTTCTTTTTGATTGTACGAAGACTTGATCCTGAAACCCTCAAAGATTGGGAAAATCTATTGGGAGTAAGAAATCCCCAGCAACGTTTAAAGAGTTAG